The segment GTTAGATTGAGATCTTGAGGAAGAAGGGTCACTCATACTCGGAGATCATCAACGAGAGTGTGATTGAGTCTGTTGATTCTCTCAATCCGTTTATGCACGCTAGAGGAGTGTCCTTCATGGTGGACAACTGCTCGACCACAGCGAGATTGGGATCGAGGAAATGGGCACCGAGATTCGACTACAACCTGACGCAACAAGCTTTAGTGGCTGTGGACAGTGGTGCACCAATCAACAAAGACTTGATAAGCAACTTCTTTGCTGATCCAGTCCATGGTGCTATCGAGGTCTGTGCACAGCTCAGGCCTACCGTTGATATCTCTGTGCCTGAAGATGCAGATTTTGTTCGACCTGAGCTGCGTCAGTCTAGCTGAGTGAATGGTTGAATGATTATCAGTTTCTTTTGATGTAacggtttgaaaaaaaaaaagacaaatggGTTTTGGAAGGTTTAGGCGTGAGTGTTTCGTTTTGGACGGTTTGAATAATGATGTCTCTTTGTCTCTTTGGACGTTCCATTAATGGAATGTTCTCTTATGTTCTGTCTGCTTTGGTTAAATCTTCTTACACTCCTTAAAGGGGTTTATGGCGGAAATAAATTACTATATTAAGAGGTATTATTCTGGCGACATGACTATCGATTTGGATTCTGTTATTcagaaaatattttcttttagtcTGAAGACttcctaataatttttttgagaaatatcatttttatgttgtaaggTTTTAAAGTATAAATTGTTTGTTGTTCATTTATAAAAGAGAAATAGCATCAAATTACACTAAGTCAAgtctttgttaaaaaaaaaaaataacacaagggataaaatctttaaaataccaTCATTAatgtgtaaaataaaaatattactccTTCTGTTCCTTATAGAtccattttttagaaaaaaaaattgttttaaaaatatacattttcaagacattaattaatgaaaaattgtatttttatacaattgtgtttaataaaatttcattggttaaaagttattgggaatagttaattaagaaaaacagtgtattggaaaatacaattttaaatgttttcttaataaatgtgaaaaaactataacatggatcttttaggaacggagagAATATATATTAGGGTTTAAGAcgttcaaatatatatattttagatttaatgttTAGTGACTAGAGTTTAGGTTTAGTATTTAAAGAATGAGATTAAAGTCAGGATTTAGGGTgtatgataattttattttttattgattaataaatgcgattttggaaattttgctttttgaatgctattttgtgacacttttttattaaacaatCTATTATGCAATTTGtcttttataaaaaatcattttataagtttaaaaaaaaattataaacattttattttatgatgttTTTGGTAAAGATTTATGATGTTTATAActcaaatgataaaaaaaaattatgtgtataaatataaatatctataaggtttataaaatatttatgtggaTTGGagtgaatatatgtatatactatatagtCATTAATTtccaatttttattatatacatattgtTACAATCAGAAATAATTTGTGCTTTTCTATTCAAAATTAAAGATAGGACTTGGCAGAGCACAATGcttttgtctttctttttaCTGTGAAATGAAAGAATCTAAATTATTAGAATCACATGTAATGACATGTGCTATCCCTCGCCTCTGCACATTTTCATGATATGTCAAGTCTTTTTCCCTTTCCctccatttttcttttttaaaataagatataaaaaaatCCATAAAGCTTATGTgaacaaagagagaaaagaatcaaaataaacaaatataatttccTCCAATCATATGATAGTGTGGCTCAAGAAATAGAGAAAGAGAATACCAACATGTGTAGCCAATCATATTGTATACTTCTTTCCCcacatttcatttcatttatcctataaaaaacactaaaaacaAACTGTTATCTTCTCGGTTCAAACTTGCTTTCCAGAGTTCTTAACGTCCTGGTGTCCAACGGATAAGTGAGTAACCAAAAATAATAGTAGATGATAACCAAAGTTTTGGGGTAAGCTTATAATATGTATCGATCATCTCTCTAGTCTCCGTGACGTATGCTGACTgagtaaacaaaaataatatgtcGTTTAGCGCATTCTAACACTAGAAATGCATGACTATTAATTAATACGATACATTTAgttaattttgaagaaaaaggTTTACTGAGTAATTAATGGAATCCCACGAAGAGATCATTACCcttttaatttgattatttttggttCGTTAATAAAGACAAAATCTTGGTGTTTAGTGTCAAGAATCATACATGATCTTGATTTGACACCaatgttttgtaattatttCTGTCAACAGTAATACCAGTTCAacctctttttcttcttcttgaataCCAGTTCAACCTTGATATCTACATTAATCATATTCGCCATATACAAGTAACCCTATACATGTTAATACTTttcatcaagaaaaaaaaacaacagtTAACATGAAACATTCTTAAGATGTTTTcatattgttttgatatatgtttAGGTAAAAGATTCTCGACCTTCGTATATTAACAGGGTCGGCTCTTACCTATGACAACATAGACATTTGCCATGGGTTCATGGAtccacaaatttttttaatgttattttatgaGTTATAAAAACCTATTTCATTATATTAGTTTATCAAATAGTTGgtgaaattataataaaaaatccataataaattaaaaataatacaaagacaacaataaaaattatgtaTGGTTTACCATTTCCAATTTTCCAATTTATAAAGTctaattttcatataaagacattttctaaaaaaaagttCTATTAATACCAAAAGGTTCTTGtggttcaatttttttaaaaatgcaaTGAGAAATGTTAGACGACGGTAAAAAAGtccatattttatgttttacccAAGGTTATTAAATCGTTTAAGACGTCACTGAGTTATTAGAGTACTCCCGTTAAGGGTATCCACCTCGAAGTATCTAAAAGTATATTtacgtatatatattatatatgtgtatgtaaatGCGGAGTTCTAAACTTTACGGGAATCGTGACCTAAAGTAACTAGTTATGATGATATTTTTGGTTATGTTTCCCGTAAAATTTAGAACCCGAAgttacatacacatatataatataacatatacataaatatacttTTAGATAATTTGAGATAGATATTGAAGGGGTGCTCTTAGTTTATTAACTACTTTCTATTGCCTAATGAAGTAAACTATGGAATAACGTGGAAACATGTATATAATCAGAAACTAACTTTACTCGAGTTTATATCAAACTTGTTCCGATTAacaagaaatatattttaaattcgatACAGGCATGTGAAATGTTAAACAAACAGCACACAATCGTGCATAGTATACGAAAAGCTCTTCAACTTTTTCCTTGTTCATGATTATAAGAAACCAAAAAAGAACAATTTGAATAAACTCCTTAACTAATGATGTTTATTGATGATGATAAAGAAGAGGATTCACAGCTTGTGAGCATATGCTCACATGCTCGAGCATATAAAACCTAAGGTGGCAACCAATAAGGGTCACTGCAATAATCTTATTAACTTGATTAATGGTTTTAATTACTAATATAactatataatttgtatttattaTATCTTATAAATAAGCCTACTTGCATATTTCTCTTTCTCATTTCCGTTATTGATAAATGTATATTGACAGAATACTAATGGTATTAGGTTACGTTACCTTTTATAAATTATACCATAAAGGATATGAACAGTAGTTATTCATATATTGGTACTTTGACAAAAGGACCTATAATAACTGATactcaaattaatatatacaatGTTTTATTATCATTCGGAAAAATAACACGATCCAAATTAACTCTATTGATTTCAACATgcatcaaaaatataatttcaatttgataaacatattataacaactctaaaacatgtttttaattAGTCTtcacatacacatacatgtaaCTGTGTGCATCAAAAAGTAAAAATGTATTAGTTAAGATCAGATAATATAAATAACTAGTTTTGTCTAGAGCAGTGTCGATTAAACGTGCaacattttcatttatataaaaaatgcgAGTTGGATGGTAATGCGATCTACATATATTCTTACTTACTGTATTTGCACTGACATCATTTCGTTATGAGATAAAAATATGAATGATGAAACATTGGATACCCTTAATGACCAGATAGCCAAGCATTGTTTGTcgttaattaaaataaaacaatttaaacAGATAATACACATACGTGGTTTATTTGTCGTTGTATATACTATCAAGAatcattttgtttatttactctGTTAATTACATATACCGTTAGACCAAATCagaatattacatatatatataattgctggaactatacatatatttttctattaggTGCCTAGATCGTTGTGACGTCTAGTTAATCCTGTAAGCAAGTAGATCcttcaataaataaaaatctccagctcgatattaataaaattgagaTCGAAGAATCAACCTATGTGAGTATTTTTAATACAACCGTCGTCATTTGGTGAGCATTATTTCTAGTGAACATTAGAAACATACACAACAAAATTATCATCCCGTATATCCGACATGGCGAGATGTTTAAGATAGTATTAAGTTCTTCAGTTTTTCTATACTTTTAGAGATATAAACAATACTTAAAAGttagtttgacaaaaaaaaaaaaacaatacttaaaagttataaaatattcACGTAGACTACTTATGTATTCGGTGTATTTTTCATAACGATTAACGAAGTTCATCTGTGTTTTTCTTGTtgacatgtgttttttttttaccttttattGTATActcttttttgttatttcgttgttttttttgttttacatttttaccgGAAACCCAAACATTGTAAATAGTCTCTTCCATCGTAAATTTCCATCGTAAATTGAATCCGAGTGACGGTAGTTACAAGCGTAATCTCTTTACCAACCGCGAATTGAACCCAAGCGTTGTTATTTCGTTGTTTTGCGTCGTGAAATTTTTGATTGGATAACAATTGAGCACACGTCATGTTCGATTCTTAAAATACCTATATATGCGGGTCCTTGTTCTTCCAGCACACCACTAACAATTATTAAGACCATGCCTTGAAAACATTAGGAGCattattttaactaattttcttataaataaaaaattaattatgtatATAGTATGTTCCCCAACGGGAGGAAAAGGGGATTTTCtcctctctgttttttttttgttttttcttctgaTTTCTCCTTTGTGTTTTCAATACaactttttgtttattattctaATCAGTAATCACCGAGTATGATGGTCTAAGAAGATTTAAAACCATAATTACCTTCTAACCACTCACTCATAATTACAATTTTACTCATCATTCCCACTTTTATCGATTCTGATTGGGTCATAAATTGCGGCCAACATTAATATTATTTGGTATTTTGTTTAATCCTTTTATGGAAAAATGATTTGGCCACATGGTCTTGACATGGGATTAATACTCTCATTGTTTTTAGAACCTCAtctatattttctatttatagtAACTCCAAGATACCTATACctcttttataatttaatacgtttttaaaattgttgtaatgtagtttttcttttGAGAAAAAATGGTTGTAATGTTGTTCCTGAACGATAGGTGTTCCatatgttttaagttttttcacTTCCAGCGCCAAAACAAggtttaatatacaaaaaaaaagaagaaaaaaaaatatatatatatgggggatgattggttgggttgtaactataaaaaaaattactttagcATTTTGTCTGTAGaatttttgatttagctttaagtgatgtatctttaaaatttcctacagctaaaaaaatagggctttagaaaataaaatgtttacaaccaatttttgtgtgtttttgctgtaactttaattttttggttgtagctttaaaaaccaagataaagcatgattgataatatttaaggttgtagatgaaaattaTAGCTAAAGTCACTTCTTATATCTCAACCAATCACCccatgaaataaataaaatcaataatGAGTTTTAAATATTCCTTATTATGAATAAAATCAAGTATGTGAAAGGTGCCCATCGGtcaatgattatttttatttggggaccaatatttttttgttatgaatATGTACTTTGATGTTTCTACATTCTAGTTCTGGTCAAAGTTGAAAAAAGCCGGTTTGATTGATCCGAAATTTGGAGCCACTCATGTCACGGACCGTTTGGTATGGGGAAATGTCCGTCGCCCATATTGGTTTGGCGGAAATATGGGACCGCTCTCTCTTTATTCCGTCCGGTTTAGCGGAGATTACTCCGTTTAAATTTATTAGACGGCGTTAATACATTCGGCGTGCTTAGCTGGCAACTGTAGCAAAGAGGTTAAGAAACAGCTGGCATGGTCACTCTCTGCACGTGGCCAGAGTTGCGCTTATTTACAACAGTACCCCTATTCGGGACTTCATTATACTTATGCTTTATTTGTTCTGTATTATTCAGCTATAAGCCTATAACGAAcgatataataaataattaaatatgtttttgggaaaaaacaaataaatgtaCACCAATTAAagttacaaataaataaatatttttcctatttacttcaaagaaataaaagaaaatgaaattagCAGGCTTTCTTTTTGAAGAATGCCAGCTAATAGCTACGCATCAGTAAATGAGCCTTCACATCtcttttgctttatttttcCATGATTTCTGATTTTGGTTTCTGTTCTTTTGCTCTCTTCTACGTATAGAATtatgctttttttcttttcattttcggGTGAATGTATAAAGAATATAATCTTCATATGCtatttttttcacaaaacattGTATATGGTAGTATTATGTCACAAAAACACTTTGTAACATTGAATTattcatatatttcaaaaatcttTCACAATATTTGGAGCTAGCCGCTAGTTTGCTGAATAAATTTGTTGGAAAAGAAGATTTCGTCCTCAAGTTTTCTGTATTGGAATTGTACATGCAAGAGTTACATACAACACATGAAAAAGAACATAACTAGGTCGTGAAGAGACATACAATAATTAATCTTGATCATATAAAACGATGAGGATGGGTTTCTTGATGATATATGGTGATAGTATTAGTATTATTCACAGTTTTAATCTGAATCGACTAATCTTTCAAATAATTTCCACAAAAAAATTCATGTCCAACGTGAACAAACGAAAATAGGTTTCTATCAACAAACTGCCCATTTAAAATCTGATATTTCTTCATATATACTTTGAATGTCAAGTTCTTGATTTTGACACACTCaaagttttttgtttgtttgtttgaacATCACTCAAAGTTCTTTGAGCAAACGAGAACAACAAATATTATTCAGtttgaacaacaacaaaaaaaaaattgaacgtcaagtttaatttaaacacactcaacattttctttttttaagcaTCACTCAAAGTTCTTTGAGCAAACGAGAACAACAAACATTATCTAGTTTCTCAATAACATAAACTTCCACCTTAGCTTTCACCATCACAACAAGTAAATATTCACTAATGACAGCGGCAGGGGAGACTCTTGTATTATATACTTCTGATACGAAGTTCAACGaaattatttttctaacaaaAGAGTGATGGCATATATTCGCGAACTGTGACTCCATAGAAGGAACTCATAAAATATTCAATATGTAACATcgttaaaacttttataaattatcaacCAAAACTCCATACTTACGGTCATATTATGACATATTATAACCCACACTGAACCAAACTAGTTACTAATTTGTAGTCAGATCATTTTAACTGTGAATTCTTATACTGGCGGTATAGTTTATGTACAAGTCATTGTATTAGTTGCAGCCTTGCATGGATGGTCAACATGATTTAGGTGTGGTTGCTGTATTACACATCGAAAATCACAGGATGCATTAAATGTTAAAACTATTGCCTCATGTTGAATAGTAGTATTAGGTTTccaaaaatcttatttttgtgTGGTCGGCAAATAGAATTTTCATCTAAATATTCTGTTCAAACGTAATAATCCACAAAGTCAACCATACTCAGTCTCTATagtacatttaaaaaaaaaattaaattacacAGTCTACCCTTTTTTTAACGACAAAGCAGCCGTGAAAGACACGGAAGTCAATGAAGACAAGAGCGGCTCGTGCCTCTTGATGatcacaagaagaagaagaagatcaatgTCTTAATCTCAGAACTAGTCCTttgtattaaattaataaaaacttaaaacgcaaaatctaattatatttaaattttttgatttttaccCTTTCATTTAATTTCCTCTTCGCTATATATCacaagatctctctctctctctatctatctctctcttcACGAACTGTTCTTCCTTCATTCTTATTACTCTGAAGCCATTAGATTTGGTTTCTGAAACGATGTCACATTACAGAAGACACTCGTTGGAACCTTCCATTGACTCCATTTCCAGTAGATTCCGTGATTCTCTCAACTTCCAAAGAGATGACGATGACGTCATCAACAAACCGGACTTCCGAGAACTCTACTATCCGTTGAAGCCACGTGTCTCCTCTTCCGCCGCCGCGACTCCAGCCGCTAGCGGCAGCAGCTCAAGCTCCTCCGGCTCTGCTTCCGGCAAACCTTCCGTCACTTCTCAGCTAGCTAAACGGAGCCACTCCGGCGAGCTGTCGGAGTCCGGTTCGGGTGCACCCGGATCCGGAGCCAAGAACCGGACTCCAAAACCGGGTCACAGAAGATCCGCTTCCGCCGGAACGCCGTTGATATACTCCGGCTTAGCCTTCTCTCCGGTGAAAAATCGCGGCGGAGGAAGCGGCGCGACGTCGCCGAGCCCCGGCGTTGTGCCGAGCGGGAACATATGTCCGTCGGGGAAGATTCCGAAGACCGGAATGGCCTCACGCGCCTCCGTTAAACCGGAGACTCTGTTCACGGGGAATGGCAACTACGGCCACGGAAACATCGTGCGCGGCGGCGGCGGGAAGGCGAAGCCGGAGACGCGTGATCCGGAGGAGGTGAAGAAGGCGGGTAACGATATGTATAGGAAAGGGAACTTCTCAGAGGCGTTGTCGCTTTACGACAGAGCGATCTCAATGTCGCCGGAGAATCCTGCTTACAGAAGCAACCGCGCGGCGGCGTTGGCTGCGTCGGGGAGGTTGAAAGAAGCTGTTAAAGAGTGTCTTGAAGCTGTGAGACTAGATCCTTCTTACGTTAGAGCTCACCAGAGACTCGCTTCTCTCTATCTCAGGTAAGATCTTTACTACAGTTCTTGTAATAGATCGGTAAAGGAATTGATCTTTTGTTGGTTTAGATTGGGAGAAGCTGAGAATGCAAGACGTCACCTTTGTTTCTCCGGGCAATGTCCCGACAAAGCTGAGTTGCAGCGGGTCCAGACACTTGAGAAGCATCTCAGATTGTGTAGTGAGGCTCGAAAGATGAGTGACTGGAAGAAAGTGATTACCGAAGTCGATGCAGCTATTGCTAATGGAGCTGACTCTTCTCCTCAGGTAGACAGATCAATACGTGTTGCAGTTTTGATTCTTTGTGTTCTGTTTGAAGCAGTTAGTGAGTGTTTGATTGTGAATGTGCAGCTTGTAGCTTGTAAAGCAGAGGCCTTGTTGCGGCTTCATCAGATAAAGGATTCAGATTTGTGTCTATCCACCATTCAGAGActggatcatcatcatcatcatcatcatactcAAGCTAAGCTCTTTGGTATGTTATGTGATGCCTACGTGCTCTGTGTTCAAGCTCAAGTTGATATGGCGTTAGGAAGGTGAGCTTCGACCAACGTTTGATTCTTTTTATTAATAGTGTTTGTTTGGTTCTTGGGTGAGTGAGTAGAGATGTTAGGTTCATTGCAGATTTGAGAATGCTCTTGTAAAGGCAGAGAGAGCTATGAAGATTGATCATAGCAACAACAACCCTGAGGTAGTATCAGTCTTGAACAATGTAACCAATGTGGCTAAAGCTCGTACACGTGGCAACGAGCTTTTCACCTCCGGGAGATACTCAGAAGCGAGTGTGGCTTACGGAGAGGGACTCAAGTTCGATGCTTTCAACTCGGTTCTGTATTGCAATAGAGCTGCGTGTTGGTTTAAGCTCGGTGTGTGGGACCAATCTGTTGATGATTGTAACCAAGCGTTAAGGATCCAGCCTGGTTACACTAAGGCTCTTCTACGAAGAGCTGCTTCTTATGGAAAGGTTGGGTTTAAAGATTCTTTTGGAAAACAGAGTTTTGAAAGTGTTATGGAGATTGATTATTCTGTTGTGTTATATGCAGCTTGGTAGATGGGATGATGCGGTTAGAGACTATGAGGTGTTGAGAAAGGAACTTCCAGGAGATAGTGAGGTTGCTGAGTCTTTACAGAGAGCATTACTGAACAAATCTGAAGAACATAAGTACTTGGGATACAATAATGAAGTTGAAGAGGTTTCGAATTTAGATAAGTTCAAAACCGCGACATCACTTCCCGGTAAGTAACCCATTTTGCGAACTTATAAGGTTTATAGGTTCTTCTGTTCTCCATTTGCTTACAAATGGTAGCTTCTTTGCTTCAGGAATCTCTGTGTTTTACTTCAAATCATCATCAAACCGACAAAGCGAAGCGATATCACCATTCATCAACACCTTGTGCTTGCGGTAtccattagtacatttcttcatgGTACGACCACATGTTCTTATGCTCAAATGTTATGTTCTTTTTACATAAGATATGGTTTTTAAacctttttttatatataggtCGATGTGGATGAGAGCTTGGCATTGGCTAAAGCAGAGAGCATCAAGAAAGTGCCAACCTTTAAGATATATAAAGATGGAGAGAAAGTGAAGGAAATGGTATGCCCTAGTCACAAGTTACTTGAGGACAACGTTAAGCATTTCCTCTTATAACACTTCTTTTCCTTAAATTGATTCATGAACGTAAATTGATTCAAAGAGCCATTTTTTCTTAATTgaaattttcattattttgtttcttaattGGGTATTTATTGAAAAACAAAACCATAGTTTCATAGATAGACCCTATTATAAGTTAACCATTACATAACACAAACTCTAAAATAAGTACCAAACGATATGACAGTGTCTTAAATATCTCAATTATGATCATAAAAGTCTGAAAGACACATAGTCTGTTAAATATTATTTCCAGTAGAGATGGCCTAGCTAAACGGTAGATCACATTTAGAAACTCTAATTCATCATTTCACTGGAGCAGAGATGCTTGACTTGAGCTGCTTCCCATCATGAACGTTTAGATCCTCAACATAGTCAACGAAGACACGAACCCTCCCACGAGTCCCAAGCGCTTCAAGCTTATCTCCAAACCCTTGCACCTCAACGCCTCTGAGAGTGTTCTTTTCCGGATCAAAGAAGAAGACGTAATACGGTTTCGTAGTGTAGTCCATAGCCAAAACAATCTCACCTCCACCAGTCATCCCAGCAACAGAGAAATTGCAACGACGAACAATCTTCTCCTCAGACAAAACGTAAACAGACTTGACCCATTCGTTCATCTCGACATCTTCAAGAACCCACAAAGACAACTCAAGAACAATCTTCTCATCATCAGCTTTAAGATACTTCCAGTCAACACCAGCTAATTTCCCCTTGTAGTTAATCAACTTCACAGCCACTTCTTCACCAGAAAAGCAACCCGCTTCGATGAACTCAAACTCCTCAGACCGAACATCAAAGCGAACAACCACACGTGGATCACTAAAGTTCTCGGCCAAGTAATACAAAACCCCCTCGATGCAAATCGCTTCAGACAAACAATGGTCGTATTGTGGACCATCATCCTTCACCCTCCAACTCAACTCTTCACCACCTCCTTCTCCTAAAGACAGAACCTGATGATGGTCGCTTTGACTACAAAAGGGACGATCTTCCGACAAGACCTTAAACTGTTTTCCGACAGGGTCAAACCCTAGAAAAGCTCGCGACTTTCTGTAGATGCTCAGGTAAGGTAAAGTCGCGTACTTTCCGGTGACGGGGTTGCAAACCACAGGGTTGGTGTCGTCACTTTTACTCGGAATCCACACGTCGGGGAAGAGGATCAAACCGGAAGCGTAGCTGCAGAGGTATCGGCTCACGTCTCCGTCGAACTTGGTGTGAAACTCGGCGGTTACTACGGTAGAATGAGAGGACTGAGGCTGAGGCTGAGGGGAAGTGAAGAAGGTCCAGAGACCGTTTCGCTCGACGGCGAACAGGAGACgcggacgagtggaggagtGAGTGAGGAAGAGTTCGGCGAAATCTGGGGTGCTGAGGATGGAGGACCATTGCTTGGAGAGAGTGCGACACCTGGCGGCTGATTTGGCAGGGAGTCTCGCGAAGATGTCGGTGGTGATATCTGTAGTGAAGAAGGGAGTCATTGTATTTGCTTTTTGTTGTCTTTGTCTGCTGTGTAGGGGCAAAGTGTGTCGGGCGAATAAATTAATGAGATTCACAAGAGAGACTTTgacctaaattttttaatttatggtTGATCTCATGGAGGTGGGCTTGTAACTTAGTTAGGCCCATTATTCATGGGCTTTTAACAATCTTAAACCCATTTTCTTGTCCTTGACTACTCGTTTGTATACACCTAACGTTACAATTTTGTACACCTAACGTTAAATTAAGTAACAAAAATGACTAGTCGTTTGTTCACCCAACGTTAAATTAAGTAATGATATAAGATATTTCGATTTGTGAGgcttaattataaaattaggTTGATGATTTATAacaattaaatatacaaaaaacgaAACCAGACAAACTTATGGACTTACATTAAtattactagagattttttccgcgtttcgcgcggattgtatcttataaatttattttatttgtaatattatttgtcggtattttcttttacattaacttcttgttttttcaatgttattttttcttaatttaaatttatatgtttttaatttttcatttttcttattaaaaatagagaattatattttttatttatggttttttgtatgtgacataaactttttgaaattttaaaataatgttatatatagtacaattaacacattaaagaagagaaacatattcaggcacattttacacatgttttatatgcataattttaaacattatatatgtatatattataagtttga is part of the Brassica rapa cultivar Chiifu-401-42 chromosome A09, CAAS_Brap_v3.01, whole genome shotgun sequence genome and harbors:
- the LOC103841735 gene encoding TPR repeat-containing thioredoxin TTL4, coding for MSHYRRHSLEPSIDSISSRFRDSLNFQRDDDDVINKPDFRELYYPLKPRVSSSAAATPAASGSSSSSSGSASGKPSVTSQLAKRSHSGELSESGSGAPGSGAKNRTPKPGHRRSASAGTPLIYSGLAFSPVKNRGGGSGATSPSPGVVPSGNICPSGKIPKTGMASRASVKPETLFTGNGNYGHGNIVRGGGGKAKPETRDPEEVKKAGNDMYRKGNFSEALSLYDRAISMSPENPAYRSNRAAALAASGRLKEAVKECLEAVRLDPSYVRAHQRLASLYLRLGEAENARRHLCFSGQCPDKAELQRVQTLEKHLRLCSEARKMSDWKKVITEVDAAIANGADSSPQLVACKAEALLRLHQIKDSDLCLSTIQRLDHHHHHHHTQAKLFGMLCDAYVLCVQAQVDMALGRFENALVKAERAMKIDHSNNNPEVVSVLNNVTNVAKARTRGNELFTSGRYSEASVAYGEGLKFDAFNSVLYCNRAACWFKLGVWDQSVDDCNQALRIQPGYTKALLRRAASYGKLGRWDDAVRDYEVLRKELPGDSEVAESLQRALLNKSEEHKYLGYNNEVEEVSNLDKFKTATSLPGISVFYFKSSSNRQSEAISPFINTLCLRYPLVHFFMVDVDESLALAKAESIKKVPTFKIYKDGEKVKEMVCPSHKLLEDNVKHFLL
- the LOC103841736 gene encoding F-box protein At3g57590, which translates into the protein MTPFFTTDITTDIFARLPAKSAARCRTLSKQWSSILSTPDFAELFLTHSSTRPRLLFAVERNGLWTFFTSPQPQPQSSHSTVVTAEFHTKFDGDVSRYLCSYASGLILFPDVWIPSKSDDTNPVVCNPVTGKYATLPYLSIYRKSRAFLGFDPVGKQFKVLSEDRPFCSQSDHHQVLSLGEGGGEELSWRVKDDGPQYDHCLSEAICIEGVLYYLAENFSDPRVVVRFDVRSEEFEFIEAGCFSGEEVAVKLINYKGKLAGVDWKYLKADDEKIVLELSLWVLEDVEMNEWVKSVYVLSEEKIVRRCNFSVAGMTGGGEIVLAMDYTTKPYYVFFFDPEKNTLRGVEVQGFGDKLEALGTRGRVRVFVDYVEDLNVHDGKQLKSSISAPVK